The Rufibacter sp. DG15C region AGCTCACTAAACAACATGCAGCTACTACTATTACCTGTTATGAAATGGCGGGGGCCTGGATGGCCACTACCCTCTTCCTGCCGTTTTACCGCAATTACATGACGGATTCTGGCACGTTACAATTAGAGGCTAGCCTGTGGGATTTTCTGTGGGTGGGAATATTAGCGCTAGTCTGTACCGTTTACGCCTACACCGCTGCCGTGCGGCTTATGCATAAATTTTCTGCTTACACTATGAACCTCACGGTAAACATGGAACCAGTTTATGGAATAGTTTTAGCACTATTTATTTTCCCAGAGACCGAAAAAATGACAAAGGGCTTCTATTATGGAGCGGCTATTATCCTGTTCAGCGTATTTTTGCACCCTATTCTGGAGTCATTGATTGCCCGCCGGCAGCGACTTTTAAAGGATGCCCTGCCAAATTGAGTAGTCCTCAGGGAACGGTAGTGGTTGTGTCGGGGATTCTCTGAACAGGCCGTACATGGTAGACCCTGAACCTGACATGGACGCATACTCTGCTCCTAAGCTATAAAGCTGTTCTTTTACTTCTGCCAAGACAGGATATTTGGGAAAGAGGCTGGCCTCAAAATCATTGACCACAGCATCTTTCCAAGTGTTTGGGGCTTGCACCAAGAGCGTTTTCAGGCTTTTTTCTGGGAATTGAGGCAAAACGCCGGCATAGGCTTCGGCGGTACTATTGCCAAAGTTGGGATACACCAACACAATATGCCAGCCTTTCAAATCCAAAGTCAGTGGTTCAAAGACATCACCTTTCTCTACGGCCAGCACCGGCTTGTTCTGTATGAAGAAGGCGCAGTCGCTCCCCAATTGCCGGGCGTAGTTCTCCAGTTGCTCCGGAGTTAAATTCAGCGCGAAGAGGTCATTCAGAATTTTGAGGGTGAAGGCCGCATCCGCTGATCCACCGCCCAAGCCAGCCCCCATGGGAATGACCTTGTGCAAATGCATCTGGATGGCCGGCAGTTCATAATCCTTTTTAAGCAGTTCATAGGCCCTCCAGCAAAGGTTTTGGGTGGGCTCCCCTGGCACCGGTAAACCAGAGAGCGTGAAAGACGCCTCGCCCGTGGTAGGCAGAATCTCCAGCGCATCGGTCCAGCCCACGGGGTAAAAGCAGGAAACCAGGTTATGAAACCCATCTGGCCGCTTCTCCACCAACTGCAGCCCAATGTTTATCTTCGCGTTCGGAAACTGAATCATGCCCGCAAAATACGAAACGGGTATCAGTAATCAGTTAATTTGACCGCTCATTCCTAAACCGGCTATAAAATGGTAACTTCGTTTTTGGCCTGTTTTATGGAAAATAGGCCAAAAACGCATCCTGTCAGAAACCTTAGGTGCTTCCAGCAACCAATTATCTTCTGACCTTTTCTTGAAATAAGATGAAACGCTTCGTCCTGCTTTTGTTGAGTATCTTCTATGCGGCTGCTTCGTTTGCGCAGAAGTCGGTTCCGTATG contains the following coding sequences:
- the ispE gene encoding 4-(cytidine 5'-diphospho)-2-C-methyl-D-erythritol kinase, which translates into the protein MIQFPNAKINIGLQLVEKRPDGFHNLVSCFYPVGWTDALEILPTTGEASFTLSGLPVPGEPTQNLCWRAYELLKKDYELPAIQMHLHKVIPMGAGLGGGSADAAFTLKILNDLFALNLTPEQLENYARQLGSDCAFFIQNKPVLAVEKGDVFEPLTLDLKGWHIVLVYPNFGNSTAEAYAGVLPQFPEKSLKTLLVQAPNTWKDAVVNDFEASLFPKYPVLAEVKEQLYSLGAEYASMSGSGSTMYGLFRESPTQPLPFPEDYSIWQGIL